One segment of Chelonia mydas isolate rCheMyd1 chromosome 13, rCheMyd1.pri.v2, whole genome shotgun sequence DNA contains the following:
- the LOC119563627 gene encoding uncharacterized protein LOC119563627: protein MVRALLDVKGGLWLTQARMARYQAKLLENPEVTLQPCPSLNPATLLPETEKQEHDCLQIIDVQYSSGPDLKDVPLPNADYEWYTDGSSMVINGQRRAGYAIVTLNDTVEAESLPAGTSAQLAEQVALTRALELSKGKRVNIFTDSKYAFGVLHAHAGLWKQRGMLTAQGSPVKYGPQILRLLEAVQLPLEVAVVHWKAHQREDQDVTRGNARADREAKHAATLMSPQTENTYMHALIP from the coding sequence ATGGTACGTGCTTTACTGGATGTTAAGGGTGGCCTCTGGCTCACACAAGCGCGTATGGCAAGATACCAAGCAAAGCTCTTAGAGAACCCTGAGGTCACGCTGCAGCCTTGTCCATCCCTTAACCCTGCCACCCTCTTACCAgaaactgagaaacaggaacATGACTGTTTGCAGATCATAGATGTCCAATATTCTAGCGGCCCGGACTTGAAGGATgtgcccctcccaaatgcagattatgagtggtacactgatggtagcagcatGGTGATAAATGGGCAAAGAAGGGCGGGTTATGCTATTGTGACCCTCAATGACACCGTGGAAGCTGAAAGTTTGcccgctgggacctctgcccagttGGCTGAGCAAGtggccctgacccgtgcactcgAACTGTCCAAAGGAAAACGGgtcaatattttcactgattccaaatatgcttttggggtgctgcatgctcatgctggcctgtggaagcagaggggaatgctgacagcccaaggctccccagtcaagtatggGCCCCAAATTCTCCGGCTTCTAGAGGCCGTGCAACTCCCTTTGGAAGTGGCAGTGGTACACTGGAAGGCCCATcagagggaggatcaagatgtgaccAGGGGTAATGccagggcagatagagaggcaaagcatgctgccaccctgatgtcccctcagactgagaacacctatatgcatgcccttatcccatga